In Leishmania mexicana MHOM/GT/2001/U1103 complete genome, chromosome 34, one DNA window encodes the following:
- a CDS encoding putative protein kinase, translated as MSVLPPKVNVPATPALDGVDIHSLYDVNNGKLLGKGGFSEVLAVRHKPTGTIRALKVMIRSQLVGKKGEMVAHEKEILRRTCHPSIITLHEAVQTPDKVYFALDLMNEDLFEFIVRNKTVNEDLSRAIMHQLMSGIAYLHEQSIVHRDIKPENILINVVVKSEANSQSTSDNSAANDDSESATRVEGLQVMSDINSIPLEKLNVEVKIADFGLAKVVMEWDVCSTPCGTSFYIAPEVIRGIEEQGAKPLCTNQRLVKSVDVWSAGVVFYVLLCGRPPFHGQVRTGQDRRDLLRRIDHGVLFNPNHGWDSISAEAKNLILKMLDQESSKRITSEEVLRHPFFTAHGYTKPILASDPRRRFMQTQQLSLRAKVPPAPAAEAKAKTMPPLSGSDGQQIKASSSGGGSSSKGSSNSTGSFLSNIKDFFGHRSKHASDISKEDRQRMHAELAELQANVIAEEDQEGDVTSYKPSMPVKEAKPARIAVMNVKAKVGPDALRK; from the coding sequence ATGTCTGTTCTGCCGCCCAAGGTAAACGTcccggcgacgccggcgctggaCGGAGTCGACATTCACTCTCTCTACGATGTCAATAACGGCAAGCTCCTTGGTAAGGGTGGCTTCTCCGAGGTTCTGGCGGTGCGCCACAAACCTACCGGCACTATACGCGCCTTGAAGGTGATGATACGCTCGCAGCTGGTTGGAAAGAAGGGCGAGATGGTGGCGCACGAGAAGGAGATTCTGCGCCGCACCTGCCACCCCAGCATCATCACGCTGCATGAAGCGGTGCAGACCCCTGACAAGGTGTACTTCGCCCTCGACCTCATGAACGAAGATTTGTTTGAGTTTATTGTGCGCAACAAAACCGTCAACGAGGACCTCTCGCGCGCCATCATGCACCAGCTAATGTCTGGTATTGCCTACCTGCACGAGCAGAGTATTGTGCACCGTGACATTAAGCCAGAGAACATCCTCATCAACGTCGTCGTCAAGAGTGAGGCGAACAGCCAGAGCACCTCTGACAACAGCGCAGCCAACGACGACTCCGAGTCGGCGACGCGCGTGGAGGGGCTCCAGGTGATGTCCGACATCAACAGCATCCCGCTGGAGAAGCTGAATGTGGAGGTAAAAATCGCGGACTTTGGTCTTGCCAAAGTTGTCATGGAGTGGGACGTCTGTAGTACGCCGTGTGGTACATCCTTTTACATTGCGCCTGAGGTGATCCGCGGCATTGAAGAACAGGGTGCCAAGCCGCTCTGCACGAACCAGCGACTTGTCAAGAGCGTGGATGTGTGGTCTGCCGGCGTAGTCTTCTATGTACTTCTCTGCGGCCGGCCGCCGTTCCATGGTCAGGTGCGCACCGGGCAGGACCGTCGCGACCTCCTCCGCAGGATTGACCACGGTGTCCTCTTCAACCCAAATCACGGCTGGGACTCCATCTCCGCAGAGGCGAAGAACCTAATCCTAAAGATGCTTGACCAAGAGTCCTCGAAGCGGATCACCTCTGAGGAGGTTCTGCGACACCCCTTCTTCACTGCCCACGGCTATACGAAGCCCATCCTGGCGTCAGACCCACGCCGCCGCTTTATGCAGACTCAGCAGCTCTCTCTGAGAGCCAAGGTCCCCcctgcgccggcggccgaggCGAAAGCCAAGACCATGCCCCCCTTATCCGGCTCGGATGGTCAGCAGATCAAGGCCTCCTCGTCCGGTGGGGGGTCCTCCagcaagggcagcagcaacagcacgGGTAGCTTCCTTTCGAACATTAAGGACTTCTTCGGCCACCGCTCGAAGCACGCGTCGGACATCTCGAAGGAGGATCGGCAGCGCATGCATGCCGAGTTGGCGGAGCTCCAGGCAAACGTGATCGCCGAGGAAGACCAGGAGGGGGATGTGACCTCCTACAAGCCGTCGATGCCGGTGAAGGAGGCGAAGCCCGCGCGCATAGCCGTGATGAACGTGAAGGCAAAGGTGGGTCCCGACGCCTTGCGCAAGTGA